The genomic interval AGACATCCGCCTCGGCCCAACAGTCCCCGAGTTCCTCACCCCCGAAATCGTGTCCATGCTCACCGCCGAGTTCGGCCTGCAGCCAATCGGCGAGCCCGAAGCCGACCTGCGCGAGATGCTCGGTACGTTCCAGCCGGCTGCCTCGAGTGCGCCGGAGCCGGCCGACGACTGATCGGAGTTGCTGTCCGTACCTGGGCACTGGTGAATTCGCCGGTTCAACAACACGCTACGCTCAATCGCGAACGCGACGGTACACTGACTCGCCGACTCGAGGAAACGCGAGTGCCGCGACGGCGCTGATGAGGGCAGCGAAAACGAGCACAAGTGGTTCGATTCCGAGCGCCGCTGCGAGCGACGTACTCCCGAAGACGGCCAGTGCGATGGCCGAATTGAAATAGACGATTCTGACGAGGACGAGCACTGGTGTGATTGAAACCCAGCCGAGCGTGTCGGTTGCGAACGGTTTGATCCAGCCGCCACGGATCAGCGTGCCGACGAGAATCAGCGTCGCCCAGGTGACGATTGCAGCGCCGACCGGCCCGAAGCCGCTCGGATCGGGATTCAGCAAGACGACCAGCAACATCGGCAGGGCCGGCATCGAGATATCACCGAAGATCGACGAGCAGTCGTGGAGAAATCGTCCGAATCCGCTCTTTTCGGTGCGAGAGAGTTTCCCGTAGCCGTACCAGGTGCGTCTGGTCGTACTGGTGGCTGGCCCCGTCTGCCGGCCGGGAGCGCGATCTCTCGACATCTGTCTGATAGTCTACTCGAGAGCGGCGGATAAGTCCGTGGGTGCACGTTCCGAGCGTGCACTCTCACGCTGCCGACTCCAAACCGTATTTACTCCCGGCGACGAAAGCCCGTACTGATGGAACGCGGGTCTCGAGAATCGTTTACGCGCATGGGGACGCTGGGCATCGAAGAGGAGTGTTTTATCGTCGACGAGCGCGGCCGCCCCACGAGCGGCACCGACGAACTCGTCTACGAACACGACCCACCCGAAATCCTCGAGGGCAAACTCGATCACGAACTGTTTAAATTCGTCATCGAGACCCAGACACCTCTGATCGAAGACCCACAGAACGCCCGCGACGCACTGCTCGAGATCCGACAGGCGTTGCTCACACACGCCCACGACCACGGCTACGATATCGCGGCCGCCGGCTTGCACCCACTTGCGAAGTGGCGCGAACTCGAGCACGCCGAAAAACCACGCTACCGGGCACAACTCGACCGGATTCAGTACCCACAGCACCGGAACACGACCGCGGGCGTCCACGTCCACGTCGGCGTTGATGACGCCGATAAGGCGGTCTGGATCGCCAACGAACTGCGGTGGTACGTCCCGATCATGCTCGCGCTGTCGGCCAACTCACCGTACTGGAACGGGTTCGACACTGGTCTCGAGTCCGCCCGCGCGAAGATTTTCGAGGCCTTACCGAACACTGGCATGCCGACCTATTTCGAGGATTTCGACGCGTTCGACCGGTTCGAACGTCGCATGCTCGAGACAGAGTCGATCAACGACCGGGGCGAACTCTGGTACGACGTGCGCCCGCATACGGCCCACGGCACAGTCGAACTGCGCACGCCTGATGGACAGGCAGACCCCGACATTGTGATGGCGTTCGTCGAGTACGCCCACGCACTGGTTGAGGCGCTCGCCGAGGACTACGAAGACGGCGCGTCGGGCTATGCTCAGACCCACCGCAGAGAACTGCTCGACGAACACAAGTGGCGAGCCATCCGCTACGGCCACGACGCAGCCCTGCTCGACCGCGAGATGGAGGGCACACTCGAGTTGGGCGAACTCGTCGACCGAGAGTGTGAGCGCCTCGGTATCGACGGCATCAAAGACGTCTACGAACGCGACAGCGGGGCCGAGAAACAGCGACGGCTACTCGAGGAAGAGGGCCCGGACGCCCTCTGTGAGTCGCTGTTGCTCGAGGGCGAGTAAGTCGGTGGCAGGACAGAATGCGTGTATGGCGCAGTGATGATGTGACGTCCTGCCGCATCTATCCGTAGTGGTGGCTTATCCATAGCAGTGACGCCAAACCACATTGGGATGTCCGAATTCGACTGTCTCTCACGAAAGCGTGACCAGCACTTACCCTAACAGGTAGCGCAGCCACGGGTTCTGCTGAACGATATCGGACTGCTCGAGCGTTGCATCGATGCCAAGGATTCGACCGGCACCCCAGGCAGCGAGTCCGAACAGCAACAGCATGTAGACAAACGAGCTGTCAATGAAGAAGCCGTTGTCGACCGGGAAGCCGTCCATGAGGCCGCCCTGCCAGGCAGCAGTCCAGAAAAACAGCATCTGAACGGCACCCATCAGCGCGGCAAATCGGAAGAAGAGTCCGAACAGGAGCGCCAGCCCAATCAAGATCTGTCCGAAGATCACCATTGGATCAACGATGGTTGCAAACTCGCCGAACCAGGTGAACAGCCCGGCAAGCGGGTTTGCATCGGCGACTGCGTTGTTCAGGAAGCCGGCTGACGACCACGCCAGTGGGTCGCCCCAGCCGCCTTCGGCCCACTTCTCGAGGCCGGCTTGCAGGAAGACCCAGGCCATGACGAGTCGAAGTCCAAAGATGGAGTACGCCAGCCAGGTTTCGGAGTAGTTGAACGAGACGTTGCTGCCGAGGAGGTTCGCATCGAGCGTGCGTTCTGCCGGTTGTCGACCACTTCCAGTTGCCATTGAAATTCGCCTCTAGTCAAGCGCACTCGCCACCATCCCCTAAAGCGGGCGAGAATTGTGAAGTGACTGGACTATCCACAACAGTTACGTATGTGTAGTCGAACGGAACAGGCCTTCCCAGTCTGTTGTTACCCTTGCAACCGCTACGATGAGTTCTATCTGGCGCTGGCGGTTCGCGCGCTCGCGCGTACACGCGAACCTTTATAGGTGGGTAGCGACTACCCGGATACAGGTTTTGTATGTCCCAGGATAGCGAGTACGGCGCCGGACAAATCCAGGTCCTGGAAGGCCTGGAAGCCGTTCGGAAACGGCCGGCGATGTACATCGGTTCTACCGATTCTCGAGGACTCCACCATCTCGTCTACGAAGTGGTGGACAACTCGATTGACGAGGCACTGGCTGGCTACTGCGACGAAATCACCGTCACAATCCACGAGGACGAGTCGGTGAGCGTCACAGACGATGGCCGTGGGATTCCCGTCGACACCCACGAAGAGTACGACCGCCCGGCGCTCGAGGTGATCCTGACGGTCCTCCACGCTGGTGGGAAATTCGACAACAAGTCCTACCAGGTTTCCGGCGGCCTCCACGGCGTCGGCGTGAGTGTTGTCAACGCGCTCTCGGAACGACTTGAGACACAAGTCAAACGCAACGGGGCGATCTACAATCACGCCTTCGAGGCGGGCGAACCCGTTGGCGATATGGAACAAGTTGGATCGCTAGATGCCGACGAAGGTACCGGCACCGAGATTCGTTTCTGGCCCGACGACGGAATCTTCGAGGCCGACGAGTTCTCGTTCTCGACGCTGTCGAACCGGCTTCGCGAACTTGCCTTCCTCAACTCTGGCGTTCGGATCACACTTTGTGACGAACGCGAGACGACCGACGAGGGCGAGTTCGTCTCGGAGACCTACGAGTACAACGGCGGCATCCGCGAGTTCGTCGAGTATTTAAACGAGACGCGCTCGGCGATGCACGACGACATCATCTACTTCGAAGGCGAAGACCAGAACATCCAGGTCGAGGTCGCACTGCAGGCCACCGAGGAACTGCAGGGCTCGATTCACGCCTTCGCAAACAACATCAACACACGCGAGGGTGGGACCCACCTCACCGGCTTTAAAACCGCCCTCACACGGACTATCAACGATTACGCCGGCGAGAACGACTTGCTCTCTGACCTCGAGGATAACCTCAAAGGCGAGGACATCCGCGAGGGGCTCACTGCGGTCATCTCGATCAAACATCCGGACCCGCAGTTTGAGGGGCAGACGAAGACGAAACTCGGCAACTCGGAAGTTCGTGGCATCGTCGAGAGTACGATGCACGAGGGACTTGGGACGTACTTCGAGGAACACCCAGACACCGCCCAGGCCATCGTTATGAAGGCCGTCGAGGCGGCAAAGGCCCGCATGGCTGCCCAGAAAGCAGAGGAACTGACACGCCGAAAGTCGGCACTCGATTCGACCTCCCTGCCGGGCAAACTTGCAGACTGTCAGACCAAAGATCCCGACGAAGCAGAGATTTTCATCGCAGAGGGTGACTCCGCCGGTGGCAGCGCCAAACAGGCCCGCAATCCGGAGTTCCAGGCCGTCCTCCCGATCAAAGGGAAGATTCTGAACGTCGAGAAACACCGACTGGATCGCATCCTCGAGAACGAGGAGATT from Natronolimnobius sp. AArcel1 carries:
- a CDS encoding glutamate--cysteine ligase, producing the protein MERGSRESFTRMGTLGIEEECFIVDERGRPTSGTDELVYEHDPPEILEGKLDHELFKFVIETQTPLIEDPQNARDALLEIRQALLTHAHDHGYDIAAAGLHPLAKWRELEHAEKPRYRAQLDRIQYPQHRNTTAGVHVHVGVDDADKAVWIANELRWYVPIMLALSANSPYWNGFDTGLESARAKIFEALPNTGMPTYFEDFDAFDRFERRMLETESINDRGELWYDVRPHTAHGTVELRTPDGQADPDIVMAFVEYAHALVEALAEDYEDGASGYAQTHRRELLDEHKWRAIRYGHDAALLDREMEGTLELGELVDRECERLGIDGIKDVYERDSGAEKQRRLLEEEGPDALCESLLLEGE
- a CDS encoding DoxX family protein, whose translation is MATGSGRQPAERTLDANLLGSNVSFNYSETWLAYSIFGLRLVMAWVFLQAGLEKWAEGGWGDPLAWSSAGFLNNAVADANPLAGLFTWFGEFATIVDPMVIFGQILIGLALLFGLFFRFAALMGAVQMLFFWTAAWQGGLMDGFPVDNGFFIDSSFVYMLLLFGLAAWGAGRILGIDATLEQSDIVQQNPWLRYLLG
- the gyrB gene encoding DNA topoisomerase (ATP-hydrolyzing) subunit B encodes the protein MSQDSEYGAGQIQVLEGLEAVRKRPAMYIGSTDSRGLHHLVYEVVDNSIDEALAGYCDEITVTIHEDESVSVTDDGRGIPVDTHEEYDRPALEVILTVLHAGGKFDNKSYQVSGGLHGVGVSVVNALSERLETQVKRNGAIYNHAFEAGEPVGDMEQVGSLDADEGTGTEIRFWPDDGIFEADEFSFSTLSNRLRELAFLNSGVRITLCDERETTDEGEFVSETYEYNGGIREFVEYLNETRSAMHDDIIYFEGEDQNIQVEVALQATEELQGSIHAFANNINTREGGTHLTGFKTALTRTINDYAGENDLLSDLEDNLKGEDIREGLTAVISIKHPDPQFEGQTKTKLGNSEVRGIVESTMHEGLGTYFEEHPDTAQAIVMKAVEAAKARMAAQKAEELTRRKSALDSTSLPGKLADCQTKDPDEAEIFIAEGDSAGGSAKQARNPEFQAVLPIKGKILNVEKHRLDRILENEEIRNMITAIGAGIGDEFDVEDVRYKKIVMATDADVDGAHIRTLMLTFFYRHMRPLLEGGYVYATQPPLYRIRYRGKTYDAMTDAERDEIVEEKCDGNPTQVQRFKGLGEMNPEQLWETTMNPDNRILKQITIEDAAAADKMFSVLMGDAVEPRKQFIKENAPEAEWIDI